A genomic window from Luteolibacter sp. LG18 includes:
- a CDS encoding YebC/PmpR family DNA-binding transcriptional regulator, which produces MAGHNKWSKVKHIKARVDVIRGRVFSKCAHEIALAARAGGGDPSTNSRLRTAIDNAKAVSTPKENIERAIKKGTGELGGTAIQEVTYEAYGPSGTAFIIEMATDNINRTAQDMRTIFTKNNGSVATPGSVSYQFDRKGEIRLAAESVAEDRIMDVAIEAGADDVQSDESEHILYTAPNELGTVANALRAAGLPPVSEKLVSIAQNPAVVSDLETAKQILRLYDILDDYADTLNVFTNFEVADDVLEQLGD; this is translated from the coding sequence ATGGCCGGTCACAACAAGTGGTCCAAGGTCAAACACATCAAGGCACGCGTGGACGTCATCCGCGGCCGGGTGTTCAGCAAGTGCGCCCACGAGATCGCTCTCGCGGCCCGCGCCGGCGGGGGTGATCCATCCACGAACTCGCGCCTGCGCACCGCCATCGACAACGCCAAGGCCGTCTCCACGCCGAAGGAAAACATCGAGCGCGCCATCAAGAAGGGCACCGGCGAACTCGGTGGCACCGCCATCCAGGAAGTCACCTACGAGGCCTACGGCCCGTCCGGCACCGCCTTCATCATCGAGATGGCCACGGACAACATCAACCGCACGGCCCAGGACATGCGGACGATTTTCACCAAGAACAACGGCAGCGTCGCCACCCCCGGCAGCGTTTCCTATCAGTTCGACCGCAAGGGCGAGATCCGCCTCGCCGCCGAGAGCGTGGCCGAGGACCGCATCATGGACGTGGCCATCGAGGCCGGTGCCGATGACGTCCAGAGCGACGAATCCGAGCACATCCTCTACACCGCGCCGAACGAGCTCGGCACCGTGGCCAACGCCCTGCGCGCCGCCGGCCTGCCGCCGGTTTCCGAAAAACTCGTCTCCATCGCCCAAAATCCCGCCGTGGTGTCCGACCTGGAGACCGCCAAGCAGATCCTGCGCCTCTACGACATTCTCGACGACTACGCCGACACCCTGAACGTCTTCACCAACTTCGAGGTGGCCGACGACGTGCTTGAACAACTCGGCGACTGA
- a CDS encoding CorA family divalent cation transporter, which produces MPALPEATFLPTQFDCEPVLMDQISNRPGHQRCMVGDGELLLVAHEVPVVGSASREALFFWKRRDGKWIGPDGKAGLLALEQLLDRYAEAIDSHAAVVDEADTAGEIFGILRHAGPLARASRNLVQSLGQVLEVDQDDREIRSLRDRAVDVERAADLLHADTRLTLEFWQAERAEQQSLAADKLNRIVFRLNLLAGFFLPLVALGGLFGMNVDLPGFVKPMFWWIVIAGLMTGGIILYYARRKAEKEASCQVEED; this is translated from the coding sequence ATGCCCGCGCTCCCGGAAGCCACCTTCCTGCCCACCCAGTTCGATTGCGAACCGGTCCTGATGGACCAGATCAGCAACCGGCCCGGCCACCAGCGTTGCATGGTGGGGGATGGCGAGCTGCTGCTGGTGGCCCACGAGGTGCCGGTGGTGGGCAGCGCCAGCCGCGAGGCCCTGTTTTTCTGGAAGCGGCGGGATGGAAAATGGATCGGCCCGGATGGCAAGGCGGGTCTGCTGGCGCTGGAACAGCTCCTCGACCGCTATGCCGAGGCCATCGATTCCCACGCCGCGGTGGTGGATGAGGCGGACACCGCCGGGGAGATCTTCGGCATCCTCCGCCACGCCGGTCCGCTGGCGCGGGCGTCGCGGAATCTCGTCCAATCGCTCGGGCAGGTGCTGGAGGTGGATCAGGATGACCGCGAAATCCGCTCGCTGCGGGACCGGGCGGTGGATGTGGAGCGGGCCGCGGATCTGCTGCACGCCGATACCCGGCTGACCCTGGAGTTCTGGCAGGCCGAGCGCGCCGAGCAGCAATCGCTCGCCGCCGACAAGCTCAACCGGATCGTCTTCCGCCTGAACCTGCTCGCCGGGTTCTTCCTGCCGCTGGTCGCCCTCGGCGGGCTGTTCGGCATGAATGTCGACCTCCCTGGCTTCGTGAAACCGATGTTCTGGTGGATCGTCATCGCGGGTCTCATGACCGGCGGCATCATCCTCTACTACGCCCGCCGGAAGGCGGAGAAAGAGGCCTCCTGCCAGGTGGAGGAGGACTGA
- a CDS encoding aminoglycoside phosphotransferase family protein, which produces MSAPSAAHDLRAVTALFDMRADFVHAYPYGSGHINDTYCAWFDQAGQRIRYIVQRINHNVFKQPELLMENVDRVTKHALDRLLEEGNPEARRRTLTCIPSHGGKSYAKDLQGNVWRVYPFIERARGYDELETNEQAYQAARSFGEFQKLTADLGGDRLHETIPNFHNTPKRLEALKAAIEADSAGRAAEVKAEIDFALARAADCAKITDLIAAGEIPERVTHNDTKLNNVLLDDVTAEGVCVIDLDTTMPGSALYDFGDMVRTATPTTREDDTDLDKLDVRLDRFEALVKGYLSTARSFLNPAETAHLAFAGKLLTLECGIRFLTDYLQGDVYFKIKRPGHNIDRCRNQFAFVAAIERRLPEMEAIVKSHAR; this is translated from the coding sequence ATGTCCGCTCCATCCGCCGCTCACGACCTCCGTGCCGTCACCGCCCTGTTCGACATGCGTGCCGACTTCGTGCACGCCTATCCCTACGGCTCGGGACACATCAACGACACCTACTGCGCCTGGTTCGACCAAGCCGGCCAGCGCATCCGGTACATCGTCCAGCGCATCAACCACAACGTCTTCAAGCAGCCCGAACTGCTCATGGAGAACGTGGACCGCGTGACCAAGCACGCCTTGGACCGCCTCCTCGAGGAAGGCAATCCGGAGGCGCGCCGCCGCACGCTCACCTGCATCCCGTCCCACGGCGGGAAGTCGTATGCGAAGGACCTGCAGGGCAATGTCTGGCGGGTTTATCCCTTCATCGAGCGCGCCCGCGGCTACGATGAACTGGAGACCAACGAGCAGGCCTACCAGGCCGCCCGCTCCTTCGGCGAGTTCCAGAAGCTCACCGCCGACCTCGGCGGCGACCGTCTCCACGAGACGATCCCGAACTTCCACAACACGCCGAAGCGTCTGGAGGCGCTGAAGGCCGCCATCGAGGCGGACTCCGCCGGCCGCGCCGCCGAGGTGAAGGCCGAGATCGACTTCGCCCTCGCCCGCGCCGCCGATTGCGCGAAAATCACCGACCTGATCGCCGCCGGCGAAATCCCGGAGCGCGTGACCCACAACGACACCAAGCTCAACAACGTCCTCCTCGACGACGTGACCGCCGAAGGTGTCTGCGTGATCGACCTCGACACCACCATGCCGGGCTCCGCCCTGTATGACTTCGGTGACATGGTCCGCACCGCCACCCCGACCACCCGCGAGGATGATACCGACCTGGACAAGCTCGATGTCCGTCTCGACCGCTTCGAAGCGCTGGTGAAGGGCTATCTGAGCACCGCCCGCTCGTTCCTGAACCCCGCCGAGACCGCGCACCTCGCCTTCGCCGGCAAGCTGCTCACCCTCGAGTGCGGCATCCGTTTCCTGACGGACTACCTGCAGGGCGACGTCTACTTCAAGATCAAGCGCCCGGGCCACAATATCGACCGCTGCCGCAACCAGTTCGCCTTCGTCGCGGCGATCGAGCGACGCCTGCCGGAGATGGAAGCGATCGTGAAATCCCACGCCCGCTGA
- a CDS encoding cytochrome P460 family protein, giving the protein MSAILLPILFSAPIFAREATDAELLKWVKERTSLERATPQPVDMPPAVSQLCRPPAPQTPSLHEKATFHVFANPPAVQPLFDPWGTFPEGSLLLKEKFNRETHRTELFTGMWKRELGYFPEAGDWEFFTVNADASKLESRGKLPACASCHEDLQKGDHVSKKYIIPAQLTGGRIMLHSSTAKATGEKLHYEEAEKKNTLGFWVNPADWASWSFQVDRPGTFEIHVWQGCGKDQGGSEVTVTSAGQTATFTVEDTGHFQNFKERIVGKVTYKEPGPQTLEVRVKSKAASAVMDLRQIILVPVARE; this is encoded by the coding sequence TTGTCTGCGATTCTCCTACCGATCCTGTTCTCCGCCCCCATCTTTGCCCGGGAGGCGACCGATGCCGAATTGCTGAAGTGGGTGAAGGAACGCACCTCACTGGAACGCGCGACACCGCAGCCGGTGGACATGCCCCCCGCCGTGTCCCAGCTCTGCCGCCCGCCAGCCCCCCAAACGCCATCCCTTCACGAAAAGGCGACTTTCCACGTCTTCGCCAATCCTCCTGCAGTCCAACCGTTGTTCGATCCGTGGGGAACGTTTCCGGAAGGGAGCCTGCTACTGAAGGAAAAGTTCAACCGGGAAACCCACCGCACCGAACTCTTTACCGGCATGTGGAAACGCGAACTGGGCTATTTCCCCGAAGCGGGCGACTGGGAGTTTTTCACGGTCAATGCGGATGCTTCCAAATTGGAATCCCGGGGCAAACTCCCGGCATGCGCTTCGTGTCACGAAGACCTCCAGAAGGGCGATCACGTCTCGAAGAAATACATCATCCCCGCCCAACTCACCGGTGGCCGGATCATGCTCCACTCCAGCACGGCGAAAGCCACGGGAGAGAAGCTCCACTACGAGGAGGCCGAGAAAAAGAACACGCTCGGCTTTTGGGTGAACCCGGCCGACTGGGCCTCGTGGAGCTTCCAGGTGGACCGCCCCGGCACCTTCGAAATCCACGTCTGGCAGGGCTGCGGCAAGGACCAGGGCGGCAGCGAGGTCACAGTCACCAGCGCCGGACAAACCGCCACCTTCACCGTGGAGGACACGGGCCATTTCCAGAACTTCAAGGAGCGGATCGTGGGCAAGGTGACCTACAAGGAACCCGGGCCGCAGACGCTGGAAGTCCGGGTGAAGAGCAAGGCCGCCAGCGCGGTGATGGACCTGCGACAGATCATCTTGGTGCCAGTGGCCCGGGAATAG
- a CDS encoding phosphatidylglycerol lysyltransferase domain-containing protein, whose translation MSQRLSAFLTLLVCLILLAFPARVMADGEEEEDSPVPKATVELSHAKAVVRLYEPDESPPRAIFIFGSGDGGWSPWEDTIAQWIKDSGIYVVGFDCREYAEKDYDQDTLGKDMAKLAADAAGRCNGEDVPVIYGGWSMGAVQAVAAAASKYHPPRLAGVMMLSADSRGRYGLRESDELGLKSPEGPGTFGLSDFTNDVKDLRIAQFHGGSDFMASTAWILTLQSKRALYTKPGANHGFDGPDDDFQDWINRGVDWVLGDDTKADPPPHTELPFGLSPMWPAAALAIALSIFFIFSKKHSIRILVVAMAVMGLADLSESLFTKPPLVMAWMQQWVPLGVTEKSRLLLLISGITLLALARGLGRRKRIAWWLGLVMLAVSAVLHLSRAFDWHHALAAVVLLVPLIRWRKEFIARSDASSLRLALGLASLLALGLFIYGAFGLKQFSDRREFGEELSWGDCAKGSVQALLLRKSEYDQDGSRAVRNFLRTLRGGSLLSSFLVLGLMLRPVLQRRFPTGTDEDRDKVDRLILRHGTDPMDTFALLPDKRYFFTKEEDGVVAYALWRNFAVALADPICAPDKRQEMIHAFNRFARRQDWVPIFYCAHTANRAIYEEEGLVTFKVGEDARLKPDEFTLQGGKFQNLRTAGNRARKENMTFTWYDAKPSPDHGIEAQMKLVSDNWLDAKHGGEMTFDLGAFDLESIRNRGAGVVRNAEGRVEAFATWLPYKQGTGRTLDLMRGTVEARNGGLMDFLILESINHFRAEGVTEISLGNAPLADVRTEEDGEPNRQEKATRFLFENFDKYYGYKSLFSFKRKYHPDWQGRYLAYPPGTPLPMLGLAIAGVHLPGGFRALLKS comes from the coding sequence ATGTCACAACGACTCTCCGCGTTCCTGACCCTCCTGGTTTGCCTCATCCTGCTCGCCTTCCCCGCCCGGGTGATGGCGGATGGCGAGGAGGAGGAGGACTCGCCGGTACCAAAGGCCACCGTCGAGCTTTCCCACGCCAAAGCGGTGGTGCGCCTCTATGAGCCTGATGAAAGCCCGCCCCGGGCAATCTTCATCTTCGGCTCCGGGGACGGCGGCTGGTCGCCCTGGGAAGACACCATCGCGCAATGGATCAAGGATTCCGGCATCTACGTCGTGGGCTTCGATTGCCGCGAATACGCCGAGAAGGACTACGACCAGGACACGCTGGGCAAGGACATGGCGAAACTGGCCGCCGACGCCGCCGGCCGCTGCAATGGCGAGGACGTGCCGGTCATCTACGGCGGCTGGAGCATGGGCGCGGTGCAGGCCGTGGCCGCCGCCGCCTCGAAATACCACCCGCCCCGCCTCGCTGGCGTGATGATGCTCAGCGCGGACAGCCGCGGCCGCTATGGCCTGCGGGAAAGCGACGAACTCGGCCTGAAGAGCCCGGAAGGCCCCGGTACCTTCGGCCTCTCCGATTTCACCAACGACGTCAAGGACCTCCGCATCGCCCAATTCCACGGTGGCTCGGACTTCATGGCCTCCACCGCCTGGATCCTCACGCTCCAGTCGAAACGCGCCCTCTACACCAAGCCCGGTGCGAACCACGGCTTCGACGGCCCCGACGACGACTTCCAGGACTGGATCAACCGGGGCGTCGACTGGGTGCTCGGCGACGACACCAAGGCCGATCCCCCGCCCCACACCGAGCTGCCCTTCGGCCTCTCGCCGATGTGGCCCGCCGCCGCACTCGCCATCGCGCTGTCCATCTTCTTCATCTTCTCCAAGAAGCACTCGATCCGCATCCTCGTCGTCGCGATGGCGGTCATGGGCTTGGCGGACCTTTCCGAATCCCTCTTCACCAAGCCGCCGCTGGTGATGGCCTGGATGCAGCAGTGGGTGCCGCTCGGGGTCACGGAAAAGAGCCGCCTGCTGCTTCTCATCTCCGGCATCACCTTGCTCGCGCTGGCCCGCGGCCTCGGCCGCCGCAAGCGCATCGCGTGGTGGCTGGGCCTGGTGATGCTCGCGGTCTCCGCGGTGCTGCATCTTTCCCGCGCCTTCGATTGGCACCACGCGCTGGCCGCCGTGGTCCTGCTGGTGCCGCTGATCCGCTGGCGGAAGGAGTTCATCGCCCGCTCGGACGCCTCCTCGCTGCGCCTCGCCCTCGGCCTGGCCTCGCTCCTCGCGCTCGGACTCTTCATCTACGGCGCCTTCGGCTTGAAACAGTTCAGCGACCGCCGCGAGTTCGGCGAAGAACTGTCGTGGGGCGATTGCGCGAAGGGCTCCGTCCAGGCCCTGCTGCTCCGCAAATCGGAATACGACCAGGATGGCAGCCGCGCCGTGCGGAATTTCCTGCGCACCCTCCGCGGCGGTAGCCTGCTGAGTTCGTTCCTCGTGCTCGGCCTGATGCTGCGCCCGGTCCTCCAGCGCCGCTTCCCCACCGGCACCGATGAGGACCGCGACAAGGTGGACAGGCTCATCCTCCGCCACGGCACCGACCCGATGGACACCTTCGCGCTGCTGCCGGACAAGCGCTACTTCTTCACCAAGGAGGAGGACGGCGTGGTGGCCTACGCGCTGTGGCGGAACTTCGCCGTGGCGCTGGCCGATCCGATCTGTGCGCCGGACAAGCGCCAGGAGATGATCCACGCCTTCAACCGCTTCGCCCGCCGCCAGGACTGGGTGCCGATCTTCTACTGCGCCCACACCGCCAACCGCGCGATCTACGAGGAGGAAGGCCTCGTCACCTTCAAGGTGGGCGAGGACGCGCGCCTCAAGCCGGACGAATTCACCCTCCAGGGCGGCAAGTTCCAGAACCTCCGCACCGCCGGCAACCGCGCCCGCAAGGAAAACATGACCTTCACCTGGTACGACGCCAAACCCTCGCCGGACCACGGCATCGAGGCTCAGATGAAGCTGGTCTCGGACAACTGGCTGGACGCGAAACACGGCGGCGAGATGACCTTCGACCTCGGGGCCTTCGACCTCGAATCGATCCGCAACCGCGGCGCCGGGGTGGTTCGCAACGCCGAAGGCCGCGTCGAGGCCTTCGCCACCTGGCTGCCCTACAAGCAGGGCACCGGCCGCACGCTCGACCTGATGCGCGGCACCGTGGAGGCCCGCAACGGCGGCCTGATGGACTTCCTGATCCTCGAAAGCATCAACCATTTCCGCGCCGAGGGCGTCACCGAGATCAGCCTGGGCAATGCCCCGCTCGCCGACGTGCGCACCGAGGAGGACGGCGAGCCGAACCGCCAGGAAAAGGCCACCCGCTTCCTGTTCGAGAACTTCGACAAGTACTACGGCTACAAGTCGCTCTTCAGCTTCAAGCGCAAGTACCACCCGGATTGGCAAGGCCGCTACCTCGCCTACCCACCGGGTACGCCGCTGCCGATGCTGGGCCTCGCCATTGCCGGGGTCCACCTGCCGGGGGGCTTCCGCGCGCTGCTGAAGAGCTGA
- a CDS encoding NAD-dependent epimerase/dehydratase family protein — protein sequence MKILVTGGSGFIGSHIVEHYQDKAEEIRVLDNLRTGYRHNLDGLKHTFIEGSITDRGLVKKAVEGVDYIFHMAALVSVPESMAKPGECVDINVHGLLNVLEEAAAAGVKKLVFASSAAIYGDNPTVPKLESMVPEPKSPYAITKLDGEYYLGMFQKEGRLETAAVRFFNVFGPRQDPKGAYAAAVPIFIEKAVKNENITVFGDGNQTRDFIYVKDIVGALTFAAETPGVVGVFNAGYGGQITINDLANNLISAQGSSSQVLHADERPGDVKHSRASADKLRAAGWAPKHTLEEGLGVTLEFFRNKLA from the coding sequence ATGAAAATTTTAGTCACCGGCGGCTCCGGCTTCATCGGGTCGCACATCGTCGAACACTACCAGGACAAGGCGGAGGAAATCCGCGTGCTGGACAACCTCCGCACCGGCTACCGCCACAATCTGGACGGCCTCAAGCACACCTTCATCGAAGGCTCCATCACCGACCGCGGGCTGGTGAAGAAGGCCGTCGAAGGCGTCGACTACATCTTCCACATGGCCGCGCTGGTCAGCGTGCCCGAGTCGATGGCCAAGCCCGGCGAGTGCGTCGACATCAACGTCCACGGCCTCCTCAACGTGCTGGAGGAAGCCGCCGCGGCCGGAGTGAAGAAGCTCGTCTTCGCGTCCTCCGCCGCGATCTACGGCGACAACCCGACCGTACCGAAGCTGGAGAGCATGGTTCCGGAGCCGAAGAGCCCGTATGCGATCACCAAGCTGGACGGCGAGTACTACCTCGGCATGTTCCAGAAGGAAGGCCGCCTCGAAACCGCCGCCGTGCGCTTCTTCAACGTCTTCGGCCCGCGCCAGGACCCGAAGGGCGCCTACGCTGCCGCCGTGCCGATCTTCATCGAGAAGGCCGTGAAGAACGAAAACATCACCGTTTTCGGCGATGGCAACCAGACCCGCGATTTCATCTACGTGAAGGACATCGTCGGTGCCCTCACCTTCGCCGCGGAAACGCCCGGCGTCGTCGGCGTGTTCAATGCCGGTTACGGCGGCCAGATCACCATCAACGATCTCGCGAACAACCTCATCTCCGCCCAGGGCTCCAGCTCCCAAGTGCTCCACGCGGACGAGCGACCGGGTGACGTGAAGCATTCCCGCGCCAGCGCCGACAAGCTCCGTGCCGCCGGCTGGGCTCCGAAGCACACGCTGGAGGAGGGCCTCGGCGTCACGCTCGAGTTCTTCCGCAACAAGCTCGCCTGA
- a CDS encoding sugar phosphate nucleotidyltransferase has product MSTKPTLLVLAAGMGSRYGGLKQMDPMGPNGETVLDYSVFDAIRAGFGRVVFIIREDFAQAFKDSVGARFAGKIEVDYVFQKLEDLPEGFTVPEGRVKPWGTAHAVRAARHAVKEPFAVINADDFYGHDAYVRAAGFFASLPEGNESAMAMVGYPLENTLSDHGHVNRGICKTDDEGNLANVEEYLNIERESDGTVRGDALDGTRRPITDGTPVSMNFWAFGPAFFGQLEEAFHRFLLEAGTQQKSECYIPTVVDHLIHADYAHCHVLKTTSPWFGVTYPDDKPFVVESIAKLIAAGEYPEKLS; this is encoded by the coding sequence ATGTCCACGAAACCGACTCTTCTTGTCCTTGCCGCAGGCATGGGCAGCCGCTACGGCGGCCTCAAGCAGATGGACCCGATGGGTCCGAACGGCGAAACCGTCCTCGATTACTCCGTTTTCGACGCCATCCGTGCCGGCTTTGGCCGCGTGGTGTTCATCATCCGCGAGGATTTCGCCCAGGCCTTCAAGGATTCCGTCGGCGCCCGCTTCGCCGGTAAAATCGAGGTCGACTACGTCTTCCAGAAGCTGGAAGACCTCCCGGAAGGCTTCACCGTGCCGGAAGGCCGCGTGAAACCCTGGGGCACCGCCCACGCCGTCCGCGCCGCGCGCCACGCCGTGAAGGAGCCCTTCGCCGTCATCAATGCCGATGACTTCTACGGCCACGACGCCTACGTCCGCGCCGCCGGATTCTTCGCCAGTCTGCCGGAGGGCAACGAAAGCGCCATGGCCATGGTCGGCTACCCGCTCGAAAACACGCTGTCCGACCACGGCCACGTGAACCGCGGCATCTGCAAGACCGATGACGAGGGCAACCTCGCCAACGTCGAGGAATACCTCAACATCGAGCGCGAGAGCGACGGCACCGTCCGCGGCGACGCCCTCGACGGCACCCGCCGCCCGATCACCGACGGCACCCCGGTTTCGATGAACTTCTGGGCCTTCGGTCCGGCGTTCTTCGGCCAGCTCGAGGAAGCCTTCCACCGCTTCCTCCTGGAAGCCGGCACCCAGCAGAAGTCCGAGTGCTACATCCCGACCGTGGTGGACCACCTGATCCACGCCGATTACGCGCACTGCCACGTGCTCAAGACCACCAGCCCGTGGTTCGGCGTCACCTACCCGGATGACAAGCCGTTCGTCGTCGAGTCCATCGCCAAGCTGATCGCCGCGGGAGAATACCCGGAGAAGCTGTCCTGA
- the rho gene encoding transcription termination factor Rho: MIHDFNEETLLPFDSIETTGEGSAPARKRAAKKAAAKKTAAKKTAAKKTAKKTTAATDEVAAPAPAPEPPAAAPVATADTAEAAPVKKKVAKKAAKKAKAATSEEAPARETSPAPVSEPVQREFIAAPEPAREAPRPPAPREDDSFSNNANSDDQPRKYGRVPGGGPVNQQREPREPREPRERPQDPPQNREGGDGHGPQDGQRDSRSKRRRDKRKRRRERERDRQSDPRGEGLDSRQSHPQDSRQGQRPDRGDRNERHDQGERRQPQPQQPQFSGPKVEVNGMLELAPKGFGFLRVPEKRFEQARDDVFVPPEAVRRHGLRVGHWIHGIAQEGPRGPQLIEITSINGLPPEESRRLPMFEELKAINPNKRISFETTPDRFTTRVVDIMAPVGRGQRGLIVSPPRSGKTTLLLHMAEAIREKYDETLHLMVLLVDERPEEVTEFRRALPGVEIYASSNDDGSRNHCRIAELAIERAKRLVEAGKDVFLLMDSITRLARAYNHGMRQHGRGTGSGGITVGALEVPRRLFAAARNTRGGGSLTILATALIQTNSKADEAIFQEFKGTGNMELVLDRKIAENYIYPAVDIFKSGTRREELLLADHMLHKIHLIRRGLSGHRPVEAMERLLFFLKKFPNNPQMLLEIKG; the protein is encoded by the coding sequence ATGATCCACGACTTCAACGAGGAAACCCTGCTGCCGTTCGACTCGATCGAAACGACAGGAGAAGGCTCCGCCCCGGCCCGCAAACGCGCCGCGAAAAAAGCCGCCGCCAAGAAAACGGCAGCCAAAAAGACCGCCGCGAAAAAGACCGCGAAAAAGACCACCGCCGCCACGGATGAGGTCGCCGCTCCGGCCCCCGCGCCCGAACCGCCCGCCGCCGCTCCCGTTGCCACCGCGGATACCGCCGAGGCCGCCCCGGTGAAAAAGAAAGTCGCCAAGAAAGCCGCCAAGAAGGCCAAGGCCGCGACCTCCGAGGAAGCGCCCGCCCGCGAAACTTCTCCGGCACCCGTCTCGGAACCCGTGCAGCGCGAGTTCATCGCCGCTCCGGAACCCGCCCGCGAAGCCCCCCGTCCGCCCGCCCCGCGCGAGGACGATTCCTTTTCCAACAACGCCAACAGCGACGACCAGCCCCGCAAATACGGTCGCGTGCCCGGCGGTGGCCCGGTGAACCAACAGCGGGAACCGCGTGAGCCCCGCGAACCGCGGGAACGCCCGCAGGACCCACCGCAGAACCGCGAGGGCGGCGACGGCCATGGCCCGCAGGACGGCCAGCGCGACAGCCGCAGCAAGCGCCGCCGTGACAAGCGCAAGCGCCGCCGCGAACGCGAGCGCGACCGCCAGAGCGATCCGCGCGGCGAAGGCCTGGACTCCCGTCAGAGCCACCCTCAGGATTCCCGCCAAGGCCAGCGCCCCGATCGCGGCGATCGGAATGAACGCCATGACCAGGGCGAGCGCCGCCAGCCGCAGCCGCAGCAACCGCAGTTCTCCGGCCCGAAGGTCGAGGTGAACGGCATGCTGGAGCTCGCGCCGAAGGGTTTCGGTTTCCTGCGTGTCCCGGAAAAACGTTTCGAACAGGCCCGCGACGACGTCTTTGTTCCGCCGGAAGCGGTCCGCCGCCACGGCCTCCGTGTCGGCCACTGGATCCATGGCATCGCCCAGGAAGGCCCGCGCGGCCCGCAACTCATCGAGATCACCTCCATCAACGGCCTGCCGCCGGAGGAATCCCGCCGCCTGCCGATGTTCGAGGAGCTCAAGGCGATCAACCCGAACAAGCGCATCAGCTTCGAAACCACCCCGGACCGCTTCACCACCCGCGTGGTGGACATCATGGCCCCGGTCGGCCGTGGCCAGCGCGGACTGATCGTCTCCCCGCCCCGCTCCGGCAAGACCACGCTCCTCCTCCACATGGCGGAAGCGATCCGTGAGAAATACGACGAGACCCTGCACCTGATGGTGCTGCTGGTGGACGAGCGCCCGGAGGAAGTCACCGAATTCCGCCGCGCCCTGCCCGGCGTGGAAATCTACGCCAGCTCGAATGACGACGGCTCCCGCAACCACTGCCGCATCGCCGAGCTCGCCATCGAGCGCGCGAAGCGCTTGGTGGAAGCCGGCAAGGACGTCTTCCTGCTGATGGACTCCATCACCCGCCTCGCCCGCGCCTACAACCACGGCATGCGCCAGCACGGCCGCGGCACCGGCTCCGGCGGCATCACCGTCGGCGCGCTGGAAGTCCCCCGCCGCCTCTTCGCCGCCGCCCGCAACACCCGCGGCGGAGGCTCGCTCACGATCCTCGCCACCGCGCTGATCCAGACGAACTCGAAGGCGGACGAAGCCATCTTCCAGGAGTTCAAGGGCACGGGTAACATGGAACTCGTCCTCGATCGCAAGATCGCCGAGAACTACATCTACCCCGCCGTGGACATCTTCAAGTCCGGCACCCGCCGCGAGGAACTGCTGCTGGCGGACCACATGCTCCACAAGATCCACCTCATCCGCCGCGGCCTCTCCGGCCACCGCCCGGTCGAGGCCATGGAGCGCCTGCTGTTCTTCCTGAAGAAGTTCCCGAACAACCCGCAGATGCTGCTCGAGATCAAGGGCTGA
- a CDS encoding alpha/beta hydrolase produces MSLFVRSLRCLATAFVLSALPATAAEWNGYEQVNFQVEGKNAILVKPKAPAPGNPWIYRTEFFGHEPQGDIALLAKGWHVAYLQINDMYGAPPAVALMDKFHDEVVKTHHLNNRVVLEGFSRGGLYAVNYAAAHPENTAGLYLDAPVLDIRSWPGGKGTGKGDAKCWAQALAIYQLTEDTAKTFTGNPLDKAESLAKAKIPVIAVCGDADKVVPFPENTKLFEEKYKAVGGTIQVIVKPGVDHHPHSLKDPAPIVDFLVKNAVLK; encoded by the coding sequence ATGTCGCTCTTTGTCCGCTCGCTCCGCTGTCTGGCCACCGCCTTCGTCCTCTCCGCCCTCCCTGCCACCGCCGCCGAATGGAACGGCTACGAGCAGGTGAACTTCCAGGTGGAGGGGAAGAACGCCATCCTCGTGAAACCGAAGGCCCCGGCCCCGGGGAATCCGTGGATCTACCGCACCGAGTTCTTCGGCCATGAGCCGCAGGGCGACATCGCCCTGCTCGCGAAGGGCTGGCACGTGGCCTACCTTCAGATCAACGACATGTACGGCGCACCACCCGCCGTGGCGCTGATGGACAAGTTCCACGACGAGGTGGTGAAGACCCATCATCTCAACAACCGCGTGGTGCTGGAAGGCTTCAGCCGCGGTGGCCTCTACGCCGTGAACTACGCCGCCGCCCATCCGGAGAACACCGCCGGGCTCTACCTCGATGCCCCGGTGCTCGACATCCGCTCGTGGCCGGGCGGCAAGGGCACGGGAAAGGGTGATGCCAAATGCTGGGCCCAGGCACTCGCCATCTACCAGCTCACCGAGGACACCGCCAAAACCTTCACCGGCAACCCGCTCGACAAGGCCGAGAGCCTCGCCAAGGCCAAGATCCCCGTGATCGCCGTCTGCGGCGATGCCGACAAGGTCGTGCCCTTCCCCGAGAACACGAAACTCTTCGAAGAGAAGTACAAGGCCGTCGGCGGCACCATCCAGGTGATCGTGAAGCCGGGTGTCGACCACCACCCGCATTCGCTGAAAGACCCCGCCCCAATCGTGGATTTCCTCGTCAAAAACGCGGTGCTGAAATAA